A single window of Rhodamnia argentea isolate NSW1041297 chromosome 5, ASM2092103v1, whole genome shotgun sequence DNA harbors:
- the LOC115732710 gene encoding WAT1-related protein At1g68170-like, which produces MKAPLMMVAVQIALAGANVLSKLAASDGMNLMLAVAYSLTIATGVMGPIAFFLERKKKPKITWTVLVQAFFCGLFGASMFQNLYLASLSLTSATYVSAMANLVPAVTFVLAISFGLEKARLRTVAGKAKAAGTLMGIGGAMLLTFYKGVEVNLWSTHVNLLHHAAATQQRPEGSSNRLLGSLLAVASCFCCALWFIVQAKMSEGFPYHYTSTMLMCFMGSIQAVAYALCRERDWSQWKLGWNIGLLTVLYSGIVASGLCNVLVAWCVRMRGPVFVSVFNPLMLVTVALAGSFLLDEKLHLGSILGSGLIVLGLYGVLWGQRKEMEGVVDQSMLPSSSRSGESLPGDSDSERMNRH; this is translated from the exons ATGAAGGCCCCGCTGATGATGGTGGCCGTCCAGATCGCATTGGCCGGAGCCAACGTACTTAGCAAGCTCGCAGCAAGCGACGGGATGAACCTGATGCTCGCCGTCGCCTACAGCTTAACTATTGCAACGGGCGTCATGGGCCCTATAGCTTTCTTCTTAGAAAG gaagaagaagccaaagatAACGTGGACGGTACTTGTGCAAGCCTTCTTTTGTGGCCTATTTGG GGCCTCAATGTTTCAGAATTTGTACCTAGCAAGCTTGTCATTGACATCGGCAACCTACGTCTCGGCCATGGCCAACCTCGTCCCGGCCGTAACCTTTGTCTTGGCTATTTCTTTTGG GTTGGAGAAGGCGAGGCTGAGGACGGTTGCAGGGAAGGCAAAAGCCGCGGGAACATTAATGGGGATTGGCGGGGCGATGCTGCTCACCTTCTACAAGGGCGTGGAAGTCAACCTCTGGTCAACGCACGTGAACCTATTGCACCATGCGGCGGCGACCCAGCAGCGCCCGGAGGGTTCGAGCAATCGCCTCCTTGGCTCGCTTTTGGCCGTGGCCAGCTGCTTCTGTTGCGCTTTGTGGTTTATCGTTCAG GCCAAGATGAGCGAGGGGTTCCCATACCATTACACGAGTACCATGTTGATGTGCTTCATGGGATCAATCCAAGCAGTGGCTTACGCATTGTGCAGAGAGAGGGATTGGAGCCAATGGAAGCTCGGATGGAACATCGGGCTCCTTACCGTATTATACTCG GGGATCGTTGCTTCCGGGTTGTGCAATGTTTTGGTCGCATGGTGCGTACGGATGAGAGGACCGGTGTTTGTGTCGGTTTTTAATCCTTTGATGCTGGTGACCGTGGCCTTGGCAGGGTCCTTCCTTTTGGACGAAAAGTTGCACCTGGGAAG CATCCTTGGGTCAGGGCTCATAGTGCTGGGTCTTTATGGGGTGCTGTGGGGCCAAAGAAAAGAGATGGAGGGTGTGGTGGATCAGTCAATGCTGCCGTCGAGCAGCCGCTCCGGTGAATCTCTACCCGGCGATAGCGATTCCGAGAGGATGAATCGTCATTGA